The sequence below is a genomic window from Temnothorax longispinosus isolate EJ_2023e unplaced genomic scaffold, Tlon_JGU_v1 HiC_scaffold_479, whole genome shotgun sequence.
TAACACTGCCCATTCAAGAGGCGGAAAGAGGAAAAATGGATCTACTGCTAGACTCAGGAGCGACCCTGACATTAATTAAAGTAGGTAACCTAAAGGGAAAAACAATGGTGCGGGAAGGAAAATTAGCGCTGATAGGCGTTACCGGATACCAGATCCACACGCTCGGAAAAATAAAGGCGACATGTGTTAATGTATGTGATGAAAGACGATTTCCCGATCGAGTACGAAAGGATACTTGGAAACGATTTCCTGATGAAGCATAAGGCCGACATCTCGAACACTTCTAAGCAATTGAAAATAGGTAAGGCCACATTCAAACTCCACCCATACCGGAAAGTGACTTTACAACACCGCAGCGAAACCATTGTAGAAGCCATCACCGATCACAATAGAGTAGGTATCGTGAAAAGCGGCGAACCTGCACCAGGAGTTTTCATCGGACATTGTCTGGTGAAACCTGTCGAATTTAAATGTCCGATAAGTATACTAAACGTTACGGACAGCCGGTCGAGATACTCACACCACATGTAACATAAGATATACCGgtgaacgggcttggaaaaattagcggggaaagaagaccctgttaaGCTTGATTCCCCAGCAAGTAAAAGTACGGTGGCAGCGATCTCGACGACCGCGACGGCTTCTACGGCCACGATGCCGACGACAGCAACGACGATCTCGGTGGCCGTGACGGCCCCCACGGCCACGATGCCGATGACGGTTGCGACGGCTCCTACGGCCACGATGCCGACGACAACAACGACGACCCCGAGGCCCGTGACGGCCCTCACGATCACGATGCCGACGGCGGCCGCGACGGCCTCTAGAGCCACGACGTCAACGACGACCCCGGCGGTCGTAACGGCGCCCATGGCCACGGCGACGATGTCGATGACAGCAACGGCTCCGACGGCGACTCAGCCGATCGTATTAAACGtaagtgttaaaataatgGGATAATTTCTTATCATTATTGATAATGTTAACACTTTGCAATGACAGTCGCACATATCACATGTGACGCATACGTGACAGCGTTCGACAAAgtgttaataatgaaatttatttacgtatatatatacacgaaaatgtcattttacttaaaatatttattttttgttacagccTGAAACGTTAAGCACGTTGGTGCGGGCGGTATATAACGCGATGCGAGGGAGAGGCAGAAGCAGAGGCAGAGGCAgaggcagtggcagtggcagtggcagtggcagtggcagagGAAGAGGTAGAGGTAGAGGCAGAGGCGAAGCtggagaagagaaaaaaatcacgGGAATTCAAATTCATTATTATgagaaataacttttatatcatACGTatacttcttttaatttactttgaaataaaataacaatattaatatacatataggtaatatattttatttatgcgtAGCTGTTCCTCTGACTCCTAAAAATCCTTTCCTtccttaattaataaaaatagtattacgttaacaaattttaatttttatgttaataaattttatatatatatatatatatatatatatatatttaacaactCGAGAttcggcactcggcgagacacCGTACGCGATATccgaaatgcgtggcatcgTGGCAACGTCGCATAACCGGCGCGTGTCAAGGCAGCTAGCAGTCATAGACGGAGACAACCGACACAGTAAATCGTATGTCTGTCCTTCTCTCctcgctcgaagcttgccgagcgCCGGGCCGGCCGAGcgcggccgcagcatatccccactaactggctagttcggacacgaaccattagcacggacgcaaaccatgtgcggttaccgagcgaaacgacgtagttgatgcgcactttctcaggcggcgcgtcggaaaatcgGGCAcacaaaaattgacgaaaaacgccgggatggcctctctcaggtttctctctgcttaTGATCATACAAAACAAACACGAGTGGCATAAGCGGCATGAGTGTGACAAGGATGCATGAACATGTGCCAATATTACAACaccaaaaatgttttacttcTAGACGTTGGCTACTCTGTTTACACAATTCGACACGAGTGACGTCATTACCCGAATTCCCCCAGGCAATTGAGCACACCATGTAATCCTTACACCATGGTCGTAATACCAGCGCGATTCGCGACGTGCGATATCCAATGAGCGTACTGTTTTTCCGGAAAAACTGTACGCTCATTGGATATcgcacgtcgcgtcgcgcatCGCGCGTCGCAAATCGCGCTAGTGTGCTGAAGCCattacgcgtatcaaataatagtaaataactagccGCTTCGGCGAGCTTCGATTGGCTTCAGCTTCGCAGACAGTAGCAAtcaaacgtgattggctcttacttctAAAACCAACAATCAGTGGTGCAAGTTCTAGCCCTCAAGCACCCACGGTGCTCTTGGAGTGGGGGAACGCCACCGCTACAAGCGCGCGCCGTGTCCGTGTGCTCGGCTCTGCTCGGGTCACCCAAGCAGAGCCGAGCGCGGAGCGCACACGGTGCTCTTGGAGTGGGAGAACGCCACCGCTACTACAAGCGCGCGCCGTGTCCGTGTGCGCTCCGCGCTCGGCTCTGCTCGGGTCTTAGAGACGAGCAGGCATATCTCCTTTCCACCAAGGCAGCCACGAGGCGACGCGCGATGCGTGCCACGTTTTTGTTACGTTGCTTCCGTAATGCTCTTTTAAATGCTAGATTTTACAgatgtatttttcaataactcTCGTCAGTCGCTAAATGTATCtcagatatattaaaataatacttttctatAACTTCTTCATAtgcttaatataaatatctttccaATAATTCccaataattgtatataattattacattagacatgtataaaatatttttccttataaaataagagaataaatataatttaacaaataatatacataaatcttgtaacatatttaagaatataaaacatatttatgtatttatgttcttaaatattttacaagatttattttgatcgtagttaacttatattaatataagtttactatatataatgtgatacatattattatatcatacatATTAATGACGGacagaaatgaataatattaaagacacataatattacattgtaataatagtatatatatatatatatatatatatatatacagtagTAAGACTTACCAAAAAACATTACTCCCGACGAGGACGAACGAGGACCACGTCCCTTTATCCTGTTGCGGTGTGCAGCGTCACCCGCAACAGGAAAATGGGCACCACAGTGCCAGGACGCACCATCTCTTCATAATAAGGAGGGGGCGATTGGGGTGTCTCGCAATCCACAGCAGCCCGCGAAAATTGCAGCCAATACACCCGCTGGCAAGAATCGCACGTGGAGGGTGCAAAATGTTGCGAGCACCGAAAGCAccgcataataataaaaagaaaaagcggAACGCAAACAGAAAGCACGTAACTCTGCTCGAAAGTAGCAGCCAACTGACGCGAAATCGCGCAGAGAAATCAAAGGAGCAACCCGAAGTGGACAGACGTCAGCAAAACTTACGTTAACCACGCCGAAGAGCACCAGGCCCCAAGCCTATGAAACGAAAACGTAGCTCGGCGAGCAACAGGAACAGCATCATATTATCCGGTGCACGTCCACCGGGTTCAACTAGAAACTCCCGTATACCAGCGTGTAACGGACGCGACCCGTGGTAAAGCCCGGATACTCGGACCTCTCGGGCTCGACTAATGCTGGAGGGGTGGTTTCCTCCCCTTCCTCGTCAGCACGAAGCTCCTCCGGTGTCACAACACCGCGAACGGGCACAAAACGCTCAAGAGAAgccataatattaaaatttacaagaaaCGTACGAAACCGAAACAAACCTCAGACTGAAGCAACtcgcgaaattataaaaaagtcgACAGCCATAGTCAGCAAAaaatgcgataaaaataaCGCCAAGTCCAAGATAGTATTCCCGTTACAGGGGATACCGATCATCATCTTTCACCTAGCGGGAGAAATGACACCCGAACCGATGCCATCGTACGAGgtgacataatttaataacaaaccAGGACtgtattttgagaaaattggGACCATGCAACTAAAAGAAGCGACATGGAAACTGGTTATCAGAATCGACGTTGCAGCATTCGAAGTAAGATACCATCTACTCCAAAACTACATT
It includes:
- the LOC139824627 gene encoding uncharacterized protein — encoded protein: MPTTATTISVAVTAPTATMPMTVATAPTATMPTTTTTTPRPVTALTITMPTAAATASRATTSTTTPAVVTAPMATATMSMTATAPTATQPIVLNPETLSTLVRAVYNAMRGRGRSRGRGRGSGSGSGSGSGRGRGRGRGRGEAGEEKKITGIQIHYYEK